The following DNA comes from Sphingobacteriales bacterium.
TCGAAATGTTCGGGAAACAGATAAATTCAGCCATAAATCTGGCCTTTGAAGCATATCCTCAGATACGTTCCACCGAAAATTTCAAGGAACTTCAGGCACAACTGGAAGGAACCGAAAACCGTATTTCCGTTGCCCGCATGAAATACAATGAAGCCGTTCAGCAATACAACCGTCATATCCGGGGAAAATTCAGGAAAATGGCATTAAACATTTTTGCCAGCGAGGACGACAATTTTGTCAGACGCGAAATGTTTGAAGCGGAAAAAGGTGCCGAAAAAGCTCCTGAAGTCAAATTTTAAAAAGATCAGATGATATTTTCAGAAAACGATATTGAAATCATCAAAAAAACCATTTCTGAAGCAGAAAAACAAACCTCAGGAGAAATCAGGGTGCATATTGAAAAGCGTTGCAGAGGAAATGTCATCGACCGGGCTGCCTTTGTATTTAAGATGCTGAAAATGGATCAGACAGCCGAAAGAAATGGTGTCTTATTCTACCTTGCATGGAAAGACAGGAAATTTGCCATTTTAGGCGATACAGGCATAAATGATCTGGTTCCTCCTGATTTCTGGGACAGAATCAAAGATGTCATGCAGGATCATTTTTCAAAAGGTATGTTTGTGGCAGGTTTATCAGAAGGAATTGAAATGGCTGGAGACGCGCTGAAAGAATTTTTCCCTCATCAGCAAAACGATGTGAACGAACTTTCAGATGATATTTCATTCGGGAAAATGTAAAACAATAATTATGAAGACTTTCCGCCTGCCACTGATACTAATGTTTTTACTTCCTCTTTTACTTTTTGCACAAATCCCCGATAAACCAAATCCCCCAAGACTTGTCAACGATTTCTCAGGCATACTGGCTGAAAATGAATCTGTTGCACTTGAAAAAAAACTGAGTGATTTTGCACTTCAAACATCCAATCAGATTGTGGTCGTCATAATAAATGACCTGCAGGGTTATGATCCCGCTGATTTTGCCTTCAGGCTTGGTGAAAAATGGGGAGTCGGGCAAAAAGACAAGGATAATGGAATTGTGGTGTTAATAAAACCAAAAACTGCTGTTGAAGGTGGAAAAATATTTATTGCCGTTGGATATGGGCTCGAGGGAATCATTCCGGATGCTGTTACCAAAAGGATTATTGAGCATGAATTTATCCCTTATTTCAGGGAAGGCAAAATGTATGAAGGAATTGACAAGGGGACATCTGTACTGATGAGCCTTGCACAAAAAGAATTTTCATCAAACGAATACCTTAAAAAAACTCAGCCGAAAGGTTCGGGAATATTTCTGCTTTTTGGCATCATTATCTTTTTTGTTATTCTCCGGTCATTTTTCAGTATCAGGAGATATTCATCTGTCAACGACATCCCTTTCTGGCTGGCTCTGATGATGATGAGCAATACAGGAAGAGGCACCTATCAGAATTACCGGTCGGGAGGAGGAGGCTTTTTGGGTGGAGGCGGAGGTTTTGGCGGTTTTGGAGGCGGATCCTTTGGCGGAGGAGGTGCCGGAGGCAGCTGGTAATTTCCATGAACTTTACCTGTTGTACTTTTGTTATTCTTTAAATACCTGTTTTAAGCCAGAATCAGAAAATTTTATCAGATGTATTCTTTCGATGAACTGAAAAGCATGGTTGACAGTCATGCTGAAAAACTGTTTAAATTTAACAAAGAACCTGAAGGACTTTATTCTCCGGTCAGCTATATTCTCTCTATCGGTGGCAAGCGTATCCGGCCCGTTTTGACGTTAATGAGTGTTGACCTTTTCGAAGGAAATGTGGAAAAAGCCATTATCCCTGCACTTGGCATTGAGATGTTTCATAATTTCACCCTCGTCCATGACGACATCATGGATAAAGCAGATGTCAGACGTGGAAAAATGACGGTTCATAAAAAATGGGATGAAAACAGGGCAATATTGTCGGGCGATGCCATGCTCCTGCTGGCCAACCAGATGATGCTTCATGTTGATGATGACGTTTTACGGGAAGTGATGGAGCTTTACAATGCTACCGGTCTGCTTGTGTGTGAAGGTCAGCAGTACGACATGAATTATGAAAATGAAGACCATATTTCTTCCGCAGATTATCTCAGAATGATAGAGCTGAAAACGGCTGTTTTGCTGGGCGGTTGTCTGAAACTCGGTGCCGTTTTGGCCAAAACCAGCCCGAAAAACAAGGAAATGATTGAGAAATTTGGCATTCTTCTGGGGCTTTCTTTCCAGATAGAAGACGATTACCTCGATACTTTCGGTGATTTCGATAAATTCGGTAAAAGTATCGGAGGAGATATTTTAATCAATAAAAAAACATTTCTGCTGGTGAAAGCACTTGAAACAGCAAGCGGGAAATCTGCAGAGCAACTGAATTTCTGGCTTAAAGCAAATGATTTCAAACCAGAAGAAAAAATAAAAGCGATCCGAAGCATTTTTCAGGAACTTGGAATTGACAAACTTGCACTCGACACAAGCAGAAATTACTTTACTGAGGCCATGAACACCCTCAGGAATATTGATGTAAATGACATAAGAAAAGAACCATTGAGTCGTTTTGCGCATTCTCTTATTGGAAGAAGCAGTTAAACCAAAGACTGGCATAATTTTTTTTCTGTTTTCGGTTCAACCATACAGCCATGCAATTTGTCTTTAAAGCTGTGAAATTGATTATCTTTGCATGAAATTAATTCATTATTTAAATACTGAATTGTTGAAGAAATTATTCCTTATATCAATTTTATTTATTCTGTTTCTATTAAAACCCTATTTTTCCTTCTCAACCCACCTGATGGGAGGAGATTTTTCCTATAAGTTTCTGTATTATTCGAACGGTTTTTATTACTATAAAATCAGAATTGACATGTACAGAGACTGCCAGAATTCCACCACTCCATTCGATTACAGCATTTATGTCGGGGTTTACAACAACGACCTGACACGTTCAAAATACAGGGATTTTACATTATACATGGGTACGGAAACCCAAATCAATCCTCCATCCGGTGGCAGTAAATGTTCATGGGCTCCGAATGTCTGCATCAAGCACACGTATTATGAGGAAACCATTGCCCTTCCGCCTTCCACAGTCGGATATCATCTGTATCATGTCAGATGTTGCCGCAACAATCTTGTCAATATTGTCTGGAATACCGGACAAACCTATTATGCCTTTATTCCGCCAACATCTTATGCCAACAATTCGGCCTATTTTCAAAGCATACCAACGCCATATATATGTGCACAGGACACAGTATATATTTCCTATTCTGCCCAGGACAATGATGGCGACAGCCTGGTATATGAACTTGCCCATCCTTTTGCAGGAGGCACAGACCAGGACCCTGCCCCGCTTCCACCAGCCAACCTGGGACTCCCGATTCAGAAAGCACCTTACAAAACAGGTTTTTCTGTTTATCAGCCTTTCGGCAACGGAGGCGTTTGCTCGATTGACCCCAGCTCCGGTTTGCTGAAAATTATGGTTCCGAATGCTGGTTTTTATGCGATTGCTGTCGATGTGAAAGAATACCGGAACGGTGTCCTCATTTCCACTGTCAGAAGAGACGTGGAGCTGATTGTGTTGTCGTGTCCGCCTAATTTCCTCCCCAAACTCATTGATCCTATTATCACTACATTTATTATCGAGGAAGGCAATACATTATCTTTTGACATTATTTATACTGATAAAGACTCTATGTTTCTGACCAAGGAAGGGGAGATTTTCGGCCCTTCTTCGTCCATACCTCCTCCCTATGCAACCCTGACGAATGTTTCCGGTAAAGATACCATCAAAAATAAATTCGAATGGAAAACTTCCTGTGAGCATGGCAGACAGACTCCTTATTTTTTCACCGTCAGAGTGACCGACAACGGATGTCCCCCGAAAACTACTGTTTCCATCTTCCAGATTATTGTTCAGCCCTTTAAAGGACCAGACAGCATTTCAGGTCCTGTCAGCGTATGTGAATATACCGACAGCGTGAAATACGATGCATTTGGCACTTCCAAAAATTCATTGATTGTCTGGAATGTTATTGGAGGAAATACGCAGTCACCTCAAGGGAAAACAGATGTTAAAATAGGCTGGGGAAAAGCCGGCACCGGAATTATTGAACTTTATGAAACCAGTAAAAACGGATGCGGTCCTGTCAAGAAAACCAAACAGGTTAAAATCAATCCTCTTCCGGTTGTAGATGCCGGAAAAGACCTGACCATTTGCTCGATGGACAGCGTTCAACTCGGGACTATTCCTGCCGATACGCTGGCAAAATATTTCTGGAATACCTCCAGATTTCTCAGCGACAGCACACTTCCCCAACCTGTCTTTTCAGCACGGAATATTTCCGGAAATCCTGTTTCTTACAAGTATTTTCTTTTTGCTGAAAATAAAAACAAATGCAGGAATTTTGACTCCGTTACCATAACCGTTAATCCAGAGCCTGATACCTCTTCCATTACAGGCGTTATTAACCCCTGTTTCATGGGAATATTTCATTATCAGACTAAAAACAATGCCGGCTCTGTTTATCACTGGACAGTATCAGGAGGTGAAATAGTCAAAGCAACAAACAGCTACGAAATTGACATCAAATGGACAGATACGCTCAAAGGGAAAGTTGGCGTTTATGAGATCAATAAATATGGATGCAGAAATGATACACAGTTCCTGCATGTCAATATTGTCAAGCCCGGAGGCAGGATTTACGGTCCGCCAGTGGTTTGCCCGAATACGGTTAATATTGATTACTGGGTAAAAGAGCGTCCGGGTTCGAAGTATTACTGGTTTGTTGAAAATGGAACACGTGCTGATGGTATCCACAATAAATCAGCCATAAAAGTAAACTGGCCTGATTCAGGGCTTGCCATGATAAAAGTGGTGGAAGTAACCAAAGAAGGTTGTGTATCCGATACCACCTATTTTCCTGTCATTATCAGCTACCATCTGAAAACCTCACCGATTGAGGGCGATACCTTTGTTTGTGAATTTGAACTAAAACCCTATCAGGTCATCAATTCCAATGGTTCTACCTACCAGTGGAGCGTCAGCGGTGGAAATTTACTGGCAGGGAACGGAAAAAACAAAATAGACGTCATGTGGGGTACACAGGGAAAAGGGCTGATGAAAGTGCTCGAAACCAGCTACGATTCCGTAAATGACAAAATATGCATCGGAGACACTGTTTATCAGCAGGTTATCATTAACCCGATTCCACATACCTCCCCCGTTTCAGGCGATACAAGTGTCTGCGAATATGATACCAGCACCTATTCTGTTTCAGGGTTTACAGGATCAGTGTTTTTATGGGAAATAAGCGATACGGCTATTGCCTTCAACGGACAGAAAAACAATCAGATTAGTGTATTCTGGGGCAAAGAAGGAACTTACAGAATAAGGGTAACTGAGCTTACCAAAGACAGTTGTACCAGTTCACCGGTTGATCTCTGGGTAAATGTACATCCCAATCCCCGTACAAGCCCGATTTCAGGAGCCGATAAAATCTGCTATCCCGACAATAACAATATTCCTTATCAGGTAACAGGGTTTACAAATTCTACCTATCAATGGACCGTAAACGGAGGGACTCCGGCTCTTCCGTCCAGCTCAGACCACATACAGATCAACTGGTCGGGCGTTGACTTCGGGCAGTTAACAGTAGTCGAAACTACCCAATTCGGGTGTACCGGTTTGCCTGTTACCAAAAAAATTGCAGTTGATTCGCTGGCGCCTTTTGTCGAACTGGTTACAACCATGCCCGACAATGATCAGATAATTGGAATTTACTGGTCGTTGGCAAACCCTGTTCATCTGAATAAAAAAGCATATCTCTATAAAAATGATGAACTGACACGTTCGTGGGAATTGCTCGACAGCTTCAATAAAAATATACTGAGTACCATCGACCTGAATGTAAAAACATCAGAAAAACTCTATAATTACAGGATTCAGGTGGAAAATCAATGCCATCAGATGCTATACAGTCAGTTGCACCGTAACATTCTGCTGACCGGAGAAAAAATCACTGAATTCGATGTCAGGCTAAAATGGAGCTCATATGTCAACTGGCCTGAAGGTGTTGACAATTATGCAATATACAGAAAATCAGATAAAAGCGGAAAATTCAGTTTCGTTCAGAATGTTTCACCAAATGATTCTGTTGTTGAAATTGATGCAGCCCTTGCAGGAATTAATCAATGTTACAGAGTAGTTGCTGTCAGAAACAATAAACCTGATATTCAGTCATGGTCGAATGAAATATGCTTTGTTTTTGATCCAGTTGTTTACATCCCGAATGCTTTCACTCCCAACGGAGACGGGCTGAACGACCTCTTTGAGGTTAAAGCCGCCAATATTCATACCTATAAACTCGAAATATATAATCGCTGGGGTGAATTGATATTCACATCTGATTCACCAAATGTTCATTGGGATGGAAAATATAATGGGAAAGATTGCCCCGTGGACGTTTATGTTGTAATAATTCATTATCAGGGAAACTCAACTCCTAAAACCTACACAGGTACCGTCACATTAGTCAGGTAAGTCATTCAGGAAAGGGAATTAATCCTCATCCGAATGATTAAAATCGTCATCCAATTCTATGTTAAAATCATCTTTCAGCTCTTCTCCCTGCTCTTTGTTGTATTGATCAAAAGGGAAGTCGGGTAAAAGTTCTTTTTTCACATAGTCAATGGTTTCACCTAAAGCAGTGAGGAATTTATTAAAATCCTCCTTGTAAATAAAAATCTTGTGTTTGATGTAGTTATCCTGATTTCTGAAGTCTTTTTTGCTTTCAGTAATCGTCAGATAATAATCATTGTTTTTTGTGGGCTTTACATCAAAAAAATAAGTTCTTTTTTTCCCTGCCCTGATACGTTTTGAATAAACTTCGTCTTGCCTTTTTTTAAAATTTTCCTCCATCTCTCCACAATTTTAAGGTCTTATTGAACGCGTAAATTTCATTCTTTTTTAATGACAGCAAAAATTAATTTTCAGACGGGTACTGTATCCGTTGATGATAAATACTCCTCAGGCTGTTTTTAATAATGTCCTTTGCGATTTTTATTTCTTTCAAGGTTATATTGGCATTCTGAAACTGATTGTCTTTCATTTTGTTTTCGACAAGCATATCCACCAGCTGATCGATGGCTTCTGGCGTTTGTTCCTTCAGGCTGCGGGTTGCTGCTTCAATTGAATCGGCTATCATGACCACTGCCATCTCTTTTGAAGTAGGTTTTGGCCCCGGATAACGGAACTGATCTTCGCATCCTGTATCTTCCGGATTTTTTTTCAGATAGGTCCGGTAAAAATACTCCACACGGGTAGTACCGTGATGCGTTTTGATAAAATGAATAACCTCTTTTGGAAGATTATGTTCCTTCGCAATTTTTACACCTTCCGTTACGTGCCGGATGATAATGGAAGCACATTCCTTTTCGCTCTGAATTTTCTCAAATGGATTTACATCCTTCTGGTTTTCAATAAAATACATCGGAGCATATAGTTTTCCTATATCATGATAAAGGCATCCGACTTTTGCCAGCAAGGAGTTTCCTCCTATTTTCGACAATACAGCTTCAGTAAGGGTTGCCAACTGAAGACTATGCTGAAAAGTACCGGGGGCACGTGTAGCAAGCTCTTTTAAAAGTTTTTTATTTATGTCCGACAATTCGATTAAGGTCAGGTCAGATACTTTTCCAAAGAGTTTTTCAAAGGCATAAATAAGGGGATAGGCCAGAAGAGTGAGGATAAAATTCCCGCCAAACCACAGCAACTGTCTCCAGTTAATCTCAGAAAAGTCGCTGACATTCAATAATTTAATCCCAAAAAATGTAATGATATAAATTCCTGTCAATAATAAAACGGCAATAAAAAATTGGGAAATATACCTGACTCTTGAAATTAAAATAACCACCGATAAACCGGCAATCACCTGAAGTAGCAGAAACTCATGTGCATCAGGGATAAACAGGCTGACAGTGGCAATGACAATGATATGACTGAAGAAAGCAATACGGGCTTCAAAAAATGAGATAATAATCAGGGGAACAATGCAAAATGGAACCAGATAAATATTCAGACCTGTATTTTTAACCAGATAGGCACTTACCAGAATAAATATAACTACCAAACTGAATATCAGTAATAAATCTTTATTAGTCTGGTAAATCTGCTTATAAAACTGAAAAATATAAACGACAAAAACGATAAAAAGCAATAGAATAATGAGGAGATAACCAATATGATTCAGGTAATAATTGATACCTCCGGTTTCCGTACCGGTATAGCTCTGTTTCAGGGATAACAGAATCTGATACTTTTCTTTTGTAACGACACTCCCGTTTTCAATAATCTTATCCCCCTCGTTCACCATTCCGGAATAAGGCAGTATCTCTGCAAACTTCGACTCAAGCAACTGATCTGTCAGGTTCTTATCATATTGCAGATTAGCTTTAATATTTTTCAGCAGGCGGTCGAGTGCCTTGATATGAACTTCCAGACTATCGTTAAGGTAATAATATTTAATTTGTTCTTTCACCTGATTGAGGGAATAAAGTTCTTCCATGGAGGTTTCCATCATGGAATTGTCTGGCATGATGACAGAAACAATTCCACTTTTAAACTGAAAATCAATATCCAAAGGATTATATACACCCACAGTGTACATCCTTTCCAATTCATTTTCAAGACTTTTCAGACCTTCCTGATTTTCGTCATTACGTGAAGAAAACAAATTATCATTTTTATACACCTCTGTGAGGACTTCAGGAAAAATGTCATTGTTAAACTTTAAAACAGGCTTGAAATTTCTGATTATCTCATCCTTTTCCTTTTTTAATTCTTCCTCAGTTTTCAAAATCGGGAAGGAAAAAGGAGCATATAAGTCGCTTTTATGCCATATTTCATTGACATTGACATTAAATTCATAGTGCTTTTTTTTAGGTACAGCATAGAAGATGAGTGCTATAACACTAAAAAAAATCAAGTATTTAACTGCAGAATTTAATTTATCAATCAACATGAAAATCAGCGTTATAGATGAATCACCTCCCCATAGGCAGCAGCGGCAGCTTCCATGATGGCTTCCGACATGGTCGGATGAGGATGAACGGTTTTTATCAGTTCATGACCTGTCGTTTCAAGTTTACGTGCAGCTACCAGTTCGGCAATCATTTCGGTTACACCTGCTCCGATTAAATGAGCACCCAAAAGTTCGCCATACTTTGCATCAAAAATTAGTTTCACAAAACCGTCATTGTTGCCTGCTGCTGATGCTTTGCCCGAAGCTGAATAAGGAAATTTCCCCACTTTTATTTCATATCCGGCTTCTTTTGCCGCTTTTTCGGTATATCCGACCGAGGCTATTTCCGGACTGGTATAGGTACAGGCAGGTATGTTTTTGTAATCAAGTGGTTCCGGATTTAAACCACAGATTTTTTCTACGCAAATGATTCCTTCTGCTGAGGCTACGTGGGCAAGGGCTGGCCCTTTTACTATATCACCAATGGCGTAAACTCCTTCCATATTGGTTTTGTAATAATCATCCACTAATACTTTGCCTTTCTCTGTTTTGACTCCTGTTTCTTCAAGTCCGATGTTTTCAATGTTGGTAGCCACACCCACTGCCGATAAAACTATTTCACAATCAACATTTTCTTCACCTTTTGGGGTTTTAATGGTTACCTTACATTTTTCACCGGATGTGTCAACAGATTCAACGGAAGAATTGGTCAACACCTGAATTCCGATTTTTTTAAAGTTTCTGGCCAATTGTTTCGAAACTTCTTCGTCTTCATTTGTAACAATTTCCGGAAAAATCTCGACCAGTGTAACCTTTGTCCCCATGGTAGCATAAAAATAGGCGAATTCGGAACCAATGGCACCGGAGCCGATGACCACCATGCTTTCGGGTAATTTTGGCAAAACCAGTGCTTCACGGTAACCAATAATTTTTTTCCCGTCAATTTTAATATGCGGCAGTTCCCTTGAACGTGCCCCTGTAGCCAGAATGATGTGATCGGCTTCGTAAACTGACCGGCTGCCATCTGCGGCTGTTACTTCAATTTTTTTCCCGGGCATCAGCCTGGCAAATCCTTTCAGAAGTTCAATTTTATTTTTCTTGAAAAGGTATTGAACACCATTCGACATTTTATCCGCAACAGCCCGTGACCGTTTGACGACTGCTTCAAAATCTACCTGAGGCTCAGCCACCTGAATACCATAATCCTTTGCATGTTTCAGATATTCAAATACCTGTGCCGATTTCAGGAGGGCTTTTGTCGGGATACATCCCCAGTTCAGGCATATTCCACCAATGGATTCTTTTTCAACTACCGCAACTTTTTTCCCAAGTTGTGAAGCTCTGATAGCAGCAACATATCCGCCAGGTCCGCTTCCGATAACTATAATATCGTATTTCATAATTATTTCTTTTGAGAGATTGATTTATTGCAAAATACATGCATTTTAGTTTCTGTTATATTTGGTCATAGCCATTTCTGCCCCTTCAAGTGCCCAACAGATAACAGCCTCATGAGCGAGAGGAATTTTTTCACCGATAATCTTTTTTTCTTCGGGAGTCCATTCTCCAAGAACATAATCAACCTGTTGTCCGGGAAAATAGTTGTTCCCGATTCCAAACCTCAAACGGGCAAAATCGGTTGTTCCAAGGTAATCAATGATGCTGTTTAACCCATTGTGACCTCCGTCTCCCCCTTTGGTCTTCAGCCTGATTTTTCCTGTTGGCAAGGCCACATCATCAACAATAACCAGCAGATTTTCAACAGTTAACTCCAGTTTGCCAAGCCAATACCTGACAGCTTTCCCGCTGTTGTTCATATAGGTAACAGGCTTGATAAATATAATTTCCTTGTTTTTAATCCTGAAAGAGGTAAAATCGGCATACCTGCCCGAAGAAAATGAAAGATTGTATTGATCTCTGAAAAAATCAACCACCAGAAAGCCGGCATTGTGCCGGGTATTTTGATACGTATCTCCGATATTACCTAAGCCAGCTACGAGGAGTTTCAAAGGCTTTAGTTAAGGGTTCAGACTATGATGTTTTTTCAACCGTAGCTCTTGTACGCGTAACACTTGCCAGTGGCGTTTCAGGTTTTTCAAGAATTTCGATGTCAGGATAGCTCAGGTCTTTGATTTTCAGCGTTTGGCCAACATTCAGCTGTGAAATATTCACTTCCAGAATGTCGGGGAGCTTGGAAATTTTTCCTTTGATATGGATTTTTCTTTTCTTCTTAATTAATTTTCCACCCTGTTTCGTACCTTCCGGTGTCCCGATAAAATGAAGCGGATAATTCATTTTTACTACTTTTTCTCCATCAACTTCCATCAGATCGATGTGTGCAGGGTCGTCATTAAGCGGATGATACTGAACATCTTTTACAATTGCCTGTATATTTTTTCCTTCTATATTGCAGTTGACCAGATAGATATCATCTGTATACAGAAGCCTCTTTAAATCATTGATAAAAAAATAGACATTGATATTTTCTTCTCCTCCATAAATTACTCCGGGAACAAAACCCTGATTTTTCAAAGCATTTAATGCTCCTTTGGTCGATTTTTCTCTGATTTTCCCGAACAACTCAAATTGTTTCATACGCTTTTATATTTAAAATTTTATTTGTTTCTGATAAGAAACAGGCATTTCGAACAATGAGCTGATTGACTCATGCTCGTAAACCTGATGAATGGCTTTTGCAAACAAAGCGGCTGTTGACAAAACGGTTATCTTTTCTCCCGGATTTTTAATGGGAATGGTATCACAGACCACTACTTCATTCAGTACCGATTTATTCAGTTTTTCGGCAGCATTATCTGAAAACACAGGATGAGTAGCAAAAGCCCTGATGCTTTTTGCTCCGTCATTCATCATCACTTCGGCTGCTTTCATCAGGGTATTACCCGTATCAATCATGTCATCAATGATGATGACATTTTTCCCTTTCACACTGCCAATAATCCGTATTTCATCTACTTCATTGGCTTTTTTGCGGTGTTTATCGCAGATCACAATGTCGGAATTAAGCAAGGATGCAAATTCCCGTGCTCTTTTGGTTCCTCCGATGTCAGGAGAAGCAATTATCAGATCATCCAGCTCCAAAGATCTGATGTAGGGAATAAAAATAACGGAAGAATCGAGATGAACGACAGGAATAGGGAAAAAGCCCTGAATCTGTGCCGCATGTAAATCCATGGTCATCACCCATTCGGCTCCGGCTGTAAAAATCAGGTCGGCTATCAGTTTTGCCCCTATCGAAACCCTTGGTTTGTCTTTCCTGTCCTGGCGGGCA
Coding sequences within:
- the lpdA gene encoding dihydrolipoyl dehydrogenase encodes the protein MKYDIIVIGSGPGGYVAAIRASQLGKKVAVVEKESIGGICLNWGCIPTKALLKSAQVFEYLKHAKDYGIQVAEPQVDFEAVVKRSRAVADKMSNGVQYLFKKNKIELLKGFARLMPGKKIEVTAADGSRSVYEADHIILATGARSRELPHIKIDGKKIIGYREALVLPKLPESMVVIGSGAIGSEFAYFYATMGTKVTLVEIFPEIVTNEDEEVSKQLARNFKKIGIQVLTNSSVESVDTSGEKCKVTIKTPKGEENVDCEIVLSAVGVATNIENIGLEETGVKTEKGKVLVDDYYKTNMEGVYAIGDIVKGPALAHVASAEGIICVEKICGLNPEPLDYKNIPACTYTSPEIASVGYTEKAAKEAGYEIKVGKFPYSASGKASAAGNNDGFVKLIFDAKYGELLGAHLIGAGVTEMIAELVAARKLETTGHELIKTVHPHPTMSEAIMEAAAAAYGEVIHL
- a CDS encoding aminoacyl-tRNA hydrolase, with the translated sequence MKLLVAGLGNIGDTYQNTRHNAGFLVVDFFRDQYNLSFSSGRYADFTSFRIKNKEIIFIKPVTYMNNSGKAVRYWLGKLELTVENLLVIVDDVALPTGKIRLKTKGGDGGHNGLNSIIDYLGTTDFARLRFGIGNNYFPGQQVDYVLGEWTPEEKKIIGEKIPLAHEAVICWALEGAEMAMTKYNRN
- a CDS encoding 50S ribosomal protein L25; translation: MKQFELFGKIREKSTKGALNALKNQGFVPGVIYGGEENINVYFFINDLKRLLYTDDIYLVNCNIEGKNIQAIVKDVQYHPLNDDPAHIDLMEVDGEKVVKMNYPLHFIGTPEGTKQGGKLIKKKRKIHIKGKISKLPDILEVNISQLNVGQTLKIKDLSYPDIEILEKPETPLASVTRTRATVEKTS
- a CDS encoding ribose-phosphate pyrophosphokinase; amino-acid sequence: MPAKFNPIKIFAGEASKELGNKIAANFGIKLGEMSILKFKDGEIQPSFDESIRGCDVFIIQSTYAPAEHILELLLMIDAAKRASAHYINVVIPYYGYARQDRKDKPRVSIGAKLIADLIFTAGAEWVMTMDLHAAQIQGFFPIPVVHLDSSVIFIPYIRSLELDDLIIASPDIGGTKRAREFASLLNSDIVICDKHRKKANEVDEIRIIGSVKGKNVIIIDDMIDTGNTLMKAAEVMMNDGAKSIRAFATHPVFSDNAAEKLNKSVLNEVVVCDTIPIKNPGEKITVLSTAALFAKAIHQVYEHESISSLFEMPVSYQKQIKF